In Erigeron canadensis isolate Cc75 chromosome 8, C_canadensis_v1, whole genome shotgun sequence, the DNA window CTCGTTCACGTAGCCACAAACGAGGTGGTGACTTCTTATGCTGTGTTGGAAAGAATGTTGTCGTCTTACGGATGGGAGAGGTACTACGAGGATCCCGACCTGTTTCAGTTCCACAAAAGATCATCCGTGCACCTCATTTCTCTACCAAAAGACTTCAACAAGCTCAAGTCGATGCATATGTATGATATCGTTGTCAAGAATCGCAATGTGTTTGAAGTTCGAGATACAAGCTAAATCGCCAGCCAatcgactatatatatatatggtttggtTCATtacaagcatatatatatatatacatatatgcataataTACATGTTGTGTTCTTgaagtttaattatatattgggTTGGTTTGGTTGTGTTTCCTGTACGTGATGGTCTGAGTGAAAGCACATGCCATCGCTGAAATATTATGTCCAAGTTTGATTCTGGCCGGGTGATGTCGAtcaagtttgattttttttttttttttccttttttctttttctagctTTTAggagctagctagctagtgctatatatgtagttttttgGTTGTTTGGTCTTCATGTATTTTGTAAATTAAGCATGTATAATGGTTGGTGTTCTCCACTCttttaatgaaaaattgtgCTTTTGTGTGATGACTAAAAGCTAGAGTACTTGTTTTTGCATATATTAACTTTTAGGATTATATCcccttttttatcttttctgcTTAATTATTGTAATACTAATTAGAAAGAAAATGAGAACAATCGCGACACATTTTTGAGACACTTTCTTTTTATTACTATAATCGTCCCTTTAATATTTTTAGAATTTTGTTGTAACGATAAATTTAGTGCGGTCTTTCTAACTTCAGATACTAGTAAGACTGTTTACAACTTGCCTCTCACATATTCCGCTCAGAGATTgagtattgttattgttgttgtaacgTGATTAATTTGAAGTAGcactatatatatgatcatctTTCGTTCGTGAATATATATCTGTTTCATCGGCAAATTCAAAGATTATATATGCTTCATGCCTATATTTATACTTACTAGAATTAATTTACCCACATGGCCGGTACGTGTACTACATACTGTATAATAAGTACAAAACCTAAGAAAAGTGGGTCGTCGTACGTACTTAATAGTGATCTATCTAAATTGATATATTGTGTATAGTAGTTTTATCTATTGATTATAAATTCAAGCTATACTCGATCGATGTAAACACAATGACAATTAATACGTTCGGCGCCAGCTGGCCTGGTGGCGACATACGTCCGTGAAAACCACATTGCGtaaatttcttcaaaatttcaaatttttcaaaaatgtatccGAGAGATTAAAAATGCACCTGATATACATATTCTATGAAATATACTGTAGACAGAGGTTAAGGATTCTATCATCAAACCTTGAAGGCGAGaggtttttttttcaatctaaTTAGATAGAATCTAAAAGCAGTTTCTTTACCTTAAGTTTGGGTAAGACAGTCTACTTTTCAACCTAGTCTATACACCATCATCATCGTATTGAGACCTAAAATTCATAGCAGACATCGTTGGATGTTAAGTCTAGACCGGCCACTGATTGACACATGGCTTCTCATTATGCAGGCTGAGCACGTACCATTGTTAATTTGGAACAGTGAGCTAGAATGCAAAATCATATGGTAACTAAACCaggtattaattaatttagtataaagaaatatataaaacGCTTAGCATATGTgcttctcttttatatatattattgccAAACTTTATTTGTTGAAATATGATATTAACGGTATCTGATGttgtctttttatgtttttttgctGTGGTGGCCACTTTGCTACAACCGTTTTAAATTTCTCTGCATTTTCCTGTGTATTTGACGATATGGTTGCCATGcatatatatcttaattttaCTACATATATAAGCAATGATTGTCACAAAGTGACTttttatctgtatatatatactaaatctAAAGAGAAGAATGTGTAAGCTGGCCAGTTTGAAGAGAAAAACATTAGGAAATTAAATGAtatatggaaaaatgaaaaattaatataGATTATAATTTTTGGATGGCCGGATAGATTCGTTCCTTTAAGCAATAACTAATTAAAcgaattattatatattatatgcgCACAATTTAAATATtctttgaaaattaaattatgGACGCATCATTTGCCGGATAGTGAAAGCCTTCATAtattcaaatacatatatatggttttttcaTTATACATCTCTCttagaaaaaaaagttaatttagaaGAATATAAATGAATGATGATATCCGAGGAATTAAATTGATGATGCagtttagaaaagaaaaataagaaaactagGAAGTACAATAATGATTACGTACATTCGCCTAGGAAACATAAAATCTTTGTCATGTGTGAAGTGAAATTTTTCAAATACTAGTACCATCGAATTGACGTGATGTAATTGATCATGCATGAGGTTGATTTGTTTATGAAAGCACGCTAAAGTCTGGAATTGATTCTCCAATTTAGTTTTGTAGTAGATTTTAGACCTGTCTGTATTTAACACTGGACACaagatttatgatattatcaatattggAATTTCTTGCTTATAATTCgtaaaaaatttatagttttgaaaatatacggtttcaagtgttatattttacaagttgtggtacaataatcacaagttCGTCACTGTCTATTATAGAATGTCTTAGTGTTAGCTAAggcatattgatggaattggtTGTCGTAGACTCGTAGTCGTTCCACAAaacacatgctacaataatttctctattatataattttttgaaaccagttgtattcataatgtgatatttatgaaagataattaagaataaaatataaacatatttgtgatcttgtacttgatattcaagtatatatatgtacttgatcatgatgcaggcccataacacgaatatatttattttcaatagtttgttctatgataattatataacaattaaaattgtttccatattctttgataacaattaagactcttgatttaaatgacaattgtaactttgaaaaattaaatataaatatttattgtaatttttttaaataatttttaaaaaatcctttCAAGTTAGTggctaataaatatatattaagtatttagggctaaaaagtgtaaattattgatggaatccaaaaaagtgtaaattaataagactatttctacaaattaatataaatactaatatgataatatattattattacttagataatgattattaggaattttaatttatagttaatctaaataatGACATAAACGACATACAAGTTGattaaattgaacgatttgattggttaataagtcattagttcaactgtcttagagtatatattaagataagatcattatcattattttctgagtaaattacagttttcgttcttaaacttgacacgtttttcacttttcgtcatTTAAGTGAAAAATTAGCAAAAATttacttttttcacttttcgtccccgCGATAACGATGTTAGTTTTTCTTCATTAAGGTTGCCAagatttgttagtttttttttcacttttcgtcctttttttttttttaactttttttttttttgaaaatgtcaAAATTGCCCAGCGATGTATAAGTTATATGGGAATAGATAACGAATCTTAAAAGAAACTGTTGAATGAGTATTATTAAAactattcatatttaaaagaatttttttttcttttaggatAGCATTATGAAACAATAAATATtcatacttttaatattatatttattatgatcATATCTAACCAAACATATATGActgtaattatttttataacattttcgATTATTGAACTTTACAAATCATTAAACCAACCCACCGTTATACTATAatgttttttgttatatattgtgttatcttaatttcaataaatatatattttgataagtattaaaaaaaaaggtaaataaagACACCCTGTCCACGGAACCACACTTAATCCCCATCATCCCACCCCGTAAAGTTTATGATGCCAGTAATATACTTTCACTTAATACCCACATGATTTTGGGCATCCACAATGATTGACTCGCGTCTTTTAACTTCACATGTGGGCCCAAGTTacattggtaacgggtaccaCTCCATCTATTGATGGAtaagataaacataaaaaaatttgtaatatTTCTCTTACTCTACTTTCAAATACGGTTTATACATCATTGGACAGTATTGAAATTatcaatatgaaaaaaaaaagtgaaaaaaatggaaaggacgaaaagtgaacaaaaaaacTCATGAATGCTGGCGACCTTTACAGAGAAAAACTAATACCGTTATCGCGAgaacgaaaagtgaaaaaagtttcaagtttaaggttttttttgctattttttcactttaaggaCGAAATGTGCAAAACGTGTTAAGTTCaggggacgaaaaatgtaatttactcttatttTGTTGTAAAATAAGCATCTTTGTAGAAATTAGAGTACGCGTTAATTAAAAATACTGTACTTATAGTTTGTTAACTGTTACAtgtttcactttttatttttcatatattacgagagatagtgctcgcgcgttgcggtggtgagatgatagaggtgataggtcaagttatagagtatgatagccaaatgtcttaaccaTATGGGCTCCGccatcgaatttaaaaattcatcgaaaatatctcgaatgacatctctaatgaaagagcgtGAAATTTTAGGAACACCTAtaccatttttataatttatcgatatacggtttttgagataaaagattttaaatgagttagaggaaaaaatgatttatggaggagagaaaaaaaaattactagttgagatttgagaagagagagaaaaaaatgagtggttgaaatttaagggtattataggcaTATTATGTagggatgtttaaattagtgaataaataagagaggtaatttaggtagttcaaatccttaattgagaatttgaaaaaaggacaaaatgttttataagatagtattagatataatgaagaagatgatgacaaaGCGTCAAGAAGTGGAGATATGTATAGCTACAGGATTTTGTTGCTGGAGATGATGACAAACAAGAAACCTACATATGCCATGTTTGTGGACTGCTCAGCGTACACACTTATGCTAAGAATGTAcgtagagatatatatatatatatatatatatgggatgcGATATGGCAAATTGAAATAATAATGCGGAGTGTAGGTAAACTAATAGAACAGTGTCACATGGCAGTGgagaaaccaagaaaaatcaaaagaaaaaaaaaactcgaatGAGATGAGATATGACAAAATCGAAATAATAACGCGGAGTGTAAATGAACTAATAGAGCAGTGTCACATGGCGGTGACACTGTTCATTAGCTTCGTTCTTAATGATTATACAACTTGTTTTGAACTCTGAACTTAATGCCCTATCAATCATTTTAACTTAAAAACGTTGACCTTTTTGATTAAGATCGATAGGTTATTAGATCAACtatattttagtatattaaaaataatttaatcttAAAATATTGCCACGTGTTAATTTCATTATGacacaaaatgaaaatcatttttattcaaaCTTTCAAAGCATACCCCCATGCTAATTTACGTACTATTGTTTCCATTTATCTCttagtttttcaatttttatgaaTTGTACTATCTTTTTGTGCAAAGCTTCGTTCATATACAAATTCCAATTAGCCTTgtgacatttttattatttgttgcgTATCTCCTAATTACTTTGATAAGCATACACCATAAATGTAATTAAACATCACGaagtacaaatatatatattgatacacgatgattttcatgatgcggtgattttcagtgaattgaaacttattgttttatttaccTACAAGACGCCTacaaccaatatatatataaattaaaccgttaaggtattggggctcaaaacccgcggaaggcggcactgggcagtttctttctttctttttatataaattaaaccgCCAATATTAGAATTATGTTTCTTCATCATCTAATAGTCGTAGTTTTCAACATGATATTACTTATAAAGTTAAGTTCTTTGTTGTAACATTAATCTGTCAAAATCATCACATATTTACAATTTTGTATGATGGGATATTGGGATTTGAACTAAGAACCTCATGCTTTTGATGGGCTCCGATCCCTCAATACCACTATGAGTCTATGACTATGTATCAATGTATGAACATCCTTTTggtgtcatttttattttatttattgaaatttctaaatcatatatttatattatattcgAAAGATGTGTTGTTAAATTATAGAATGGACCCTTAACACTAGTATTCCCATCCGATCTTAACACTGCAAAAACTTCATTTTCAGAATTGACTTTTGCAGGTGACAGATATATAAGAAATTTATCGAAGAGTACTCattcatgaaagtggtatatggttctttcattttcattgcaGTGAAACCCATTCTTGGAGTTATGGGCTGCATGCTGcttatatgaatatacaaaatgtcaaaatatatatatttgttatatatgaaCTAATAAATCATTCAGCTAGCTAGCCATATCCTATCATGCATTGATCCTATTTCTATCCATATTGGATGGGAGAAAAAGATATCGATTATACGTTACTTTGATTCTCATGTATGTTGGTCACATGTAAATGGGCCTTCATCATCTCAACTTGATTCTATGCTTTCAAGATTCATCGCCATTGGGCATCTACGCGCCTAGCGTTCAATTGAATGATTTGAATCTcttatctaaatttttttattttttataagaaaGACGTACATTCCCCTTAATTTTGAGGACATGATTTACAAAAATGTAATTGTTAGATAAGATATTAATTTTGCAAGTGTCACCTACTGAAATTGTATGGAGTTGTTAGTCACATGATATTttgaggtaaaaaaaaataggtgAATGAAGCctgatgattaaaaaaaaaaaaaactaaatttgcaAATTAATTAGGTTCACATAATCATGGGTGGTGGTTTGCAAACTACCAATTTTTAGTCGTACATCATCAAACACGTATAATTTGATTATACTCTTGTACaacatttcaaaatatatttggtGGTTTATGACTAAAAATAGTGGTGTACGGATCCAGTGTCAGCTTAACTTTTTTTATGGCTTTAAGCGACACTAATTACTGGGGCCTTTTTTAAATTCTAACAAagaattttctttatatatatatgtatatgttactTTCTCTATTTTTTGAAATCTTTAATTACATATTCAGTAGAGAATATAAATTTCTTactttttttatcataaaaattattaaaatatataaattgaataTATAGTTACCTAAGTTTaatgtaaaaaacaaaacaacacaataaaattttattttcactCAAATTAAGGGctttatttctatatatggGGGCTTTACGCTCATTCCTAGTTATAATACGCTATAAAGCCGGCAATGTACGAAGCATTATTAATTTTCGTTTTGCTAAAGTTCAAATTAAATCTCATACcattaaatatatagatagatatataagaCCATCGTAGATAAAAGAAATACTTAAATTTGCTCATGATTTAGTTTTAAGttagaaagtaaagtaaagtaacttccaatgccgtcttccacgggtttttgGTCTCAATACcatcttcgacggtgtatgggaaggttgatatgtagacagccttatccctaccaaaggtaaagaggctgcttccaggttctaccataggtagaaaaggacctccagccttgttggacatgaggatcgaacccatgacctctgtttccagatgcatgagctccaaccactgattcaacccagttggttttagTTTTAAGTtagaaataaacataaacaagcaGTACATCTAGGTCCAACTTATATTCCAAACATAAAAAGATCGATATCAATGCTTTATGGTTAGTTCTTTAGGGTACACAAAATTCTCTTTTACCCAATACCGTGGCCTTAACTTTGGCTACACCACCATGCACTCATGTGCTCATTGGCACCTCATGGATAAAGACCTTAGGTATACTCCTATCCACACTTGGGGCGTTCGCGCTCACTAACCGATTTCCgccatattattttttaaaaaaataaaaaaaaatacgttGCCAAATTATGCAAATGTATATATTGGTGTATCAATATGTCCCATATCAATCATTTGTAACATTTTATTGGATATATTGTTATTCTGGCAAacgtcaaatatatataatatatatatatatggtaaaaagATACAATGAGAATTAAATATTTGTCGAGAACCAAGAACTCttatttcattaatatatacaGGAATATAATTgttcttttataaaatcatattattaattataaaatttaaacaaaagtGTCCTTAAATATCTCAATCAGTTAAGCATTCTTTAGCATTTAAATCGAATTATATCTACTTTTGCAAAATGGATAAccatatttatttctttttgcaatggtaaaacatataaacaaacgaataaaataataaaaaaaattctttgttTTCCTTCGCTATATCATCATTTCTAAAATCCTTCACattcattttcatcattattGTTTTTAGTTTGTAAATAAGAGTTCTGCTTTTCAAAAGTAACCAAAGTGGATGAGGCCTATTTCATCTTCGTcaataatttcttttcaaaaatatcaccatatcattatttttgaaattttatttcagtttcttcATCACTTATTTtccaaattattttatttttttcattaaaatataATCTAGAATGAGACCTACATACATTTTGATATTATTcaaacattatttttgtttttcttttattaagtacaaaaatttaaatatacttgtaaactttattttaatcgaaaaatatatatacacatatgaatCACCAGATTCACATGTGTACCATCTATaagaataaacatatataattgtcTTTATATTCATGTGTGAGCTTTGTTTATGATAAGTTATTTATACACATGTAAATAAGGTCATTTACAtgttttaatgaattttttacATACAcctatgattttttttattaaaaatgtttatacatatGTGAATATGGAAATTTACATGTGTATTGTCCAAATATCACATGTGTACCACAGAAAAGCAGTTAAGTTGAAATCTTAATCTTAGAATGGAAAGAATTTATTTTTCGACAAACATATATGATTCTTTTGATATACACTAGtggaacattttttttttaaatagcaaTATATAATATGAATAAAGTCATTTACATGTGTACCAtctcaaaaaataaaacatatttgattatttttatatgtactTTACACACATGTTAATATGATCATTCACATGTGTACCATTTAAAAGTTTCACACATTATCTTTTAAATTGTGCAAAAATGTAATGGTTGAgtagaaaaattaataaattaatcaattaataataaagttgacATGCAAAACAAAAAGTAACGAACTCCATGACTTTCTCGGCTGTGCGTTTCTGTTTTTTTATTACCTGTTATGCCCTTTAcggaaattttatttatttgcaaGTTAACTTTTATCACAATAATTACAAATATGCCATCATTTGTTAAAAACCATTGATTAATCTAATCTAATGGTTTTAAATGGTTCTCGTAGTTCTCGACAAAAAACTTAGTTCTCACAATAACCTAACatacactctctctctctctctatgtgtatatatatatatatatattatagatatatatttatataccaGAAACAAAGTTGTGAGCCTGCTGGCAAAGCgaacaatattgtgttgtggtaaggcggagtgttacaagtggtatcagagcaaccctTGTGATTGTCGGGAGTGTATGGCGCACTTGCATGGCTCAATgaggacgttgagttgtgttgagGGGTGTTACAAGTGATATCAGAGCAACCCTTGGGATTGTCAGGAGTGTATGACGCACTTGCATGAATCAACAAGGAcgttgagtgtgtgtgtgtgtgtatatatataggggagccttgagaacccattttttgtaaaaccatgagaactcttaaattatgtattggatcacatgttttttttttgttcattcacatgtgaaacgttataaaagtACATGTTGTAgaataaagtttttttcaaaaccttatatatatatacccatttgttaacatgtgaacgaaaacgtgaacatattcattcacaagttcacaaaaggctattttgaagggttttaaaaaagtttcttctacaacatactttttatatcatttcacatgtgaattaacaaaaaaaatatgtgaataattatattatttaagagttctcatggttcttaaaaaaaatggttctcaaaataaagaaactctctctctatatatatatatatattcaaatatttactaatttttaattgttatcaatAGTTAGCATTTAATCAAACAAGATCATCAAAAGAAAACAGTTTTAATAATCCTCAAAGTAGCCAAAGCCTTAATTTTCGCAACTAAAATCTATGGATTCCAACAGTTCAAGATCAGACACCAACCCGGTTTTGAGGTTTTGATAGGAAAATAGGAAATATGAAATGGGTCGGAAAAAGGAAAGAATGTCTTGTGATGAAAAcctaaaaactaaaagttttgtggttaaaaactaaaataagaaaaagttacTGCATTTAAAAGGAATACaattgttatgtttttttataagtGGCTTTACACATGTAATTTGCCAATTACATGGATAAAATAACCTATATTCATATGATAGATGTCTAAATTTTTATCAATATAATtttcgggaaaaaaaaataagtaaagtaaaatttttaaagaaatcTCTAAAGTTTTAGTAAAATTTATTAAGTTAACTTGCTAAATCACCTGAATCTTTATAATttacaaaaaacaaacattaattCAAAAAATTACTACATTACCTTAAAGCTTACCATCGCCGCCACCCCAAAACAATTGTtcgtgctttttttttttttagacaGTAAAATGCAAATATAGCTTAATCATCTTTAAGACAATAATCTGTTTTAGCGTTGATTCGACTTGATTATACACTAGAAGCAATATTGTATTtgtccacacttttagttattgtgaaaaaattaaaaattatgaaagttcacactaaaaaatgtgaacttttagttttacacactttttaatatggagaaatttctacacacttttatttctacatatttttacacataaaAGCTtggtaaaatttttaatttgttcatgctaactaaaagtgtgaacaaatgtaaTATTGTTTGTAATGATAGTACAAATTACACACTTGTAAATTTAACCACACTTTATTGCGGGTGTAACATGTTGTAAGTGGACTTTGTTAAATTAAAAGTCATGAATGTTAGTTGATGGCTATTAGAGAAAATGACCTGATTTGCAGCAGATTTTGTTATTACATTTAACGTCTGTTatgactttttttagttttttcttttatgtacGTGATACATAGTTGTACTTTAAGCTATATActattaaatacaattaaagtTATGTCAAGTAACGGCTATTAACGATCTTTAGATAAAAAGACCTGCTTTGTAACAAATTTTTGTGACTACACTTAACAACCgttaaaattatttattgtttttgttttgtcaacACACTAAATAGTTACCTGAAACAAAAAAATCTATACTATTATCTATAGGTAAAAGTACAACAGATTTAGTGATTACATTAAACCACCGTAAAGccatttattgtttttgttgtatttaTGCAATCCATAGTTGTACTTTTTATGTATAGCTAATTTGTAAAAGCACGTGGCTTTTTAGTATAGTTATATTTTTGGGAGCAGgaatcattaaatgattagATAAATAAACAAGATAACTCCAATAATGATAGAAAGGCTTTATCCACTGGACCTTTATTCCATAATTCACTTAAAACACATATTGTATACGAAaagaatatttataaaaaattccTTTTGATGTGTATTATGTATCTGCATAAGAAAAAGTCttaaatcaatatattatattacctatgtttatatgtgaataGTTTCACATGAACACTGCGTTATATATATCATGTGCATGCATGAACAGAAATAATCATGCTTTTTAACAAACCGTTAGTTATAAGTATTGTTTACATATTTATACCAAAAGATTGTAAGATATTTCTATACTTCTCATCACAAATAAGTTAATGTAGCAACTCACAACTGacttttattgtttatatatttaaggtagctagaataTATTTACGTTTTTTGTTGAATCCATATATAAATGTCTTTGTATAAATTTTCATTATAACAACAAGATAATGAGATGCAATTATGCTTATTCTTTTCACATCATCAAATCTAATCTCTTTATATGTATCTACATATAtcttataagaaaagaaagaaagaaaataatatcGTCTTTTGCGGGTTTTAAGTCCCAATACCCTGACGGTGTAAGAGAGAGATTAAAAtgtcttacctctacccaactagagaggttgcttccatttTCAACCTAGATGATAGAAAAGGCTCTCAAACCTTTACATAAGATGAGAATCGAACCCATGATCTCTGTCTTCAGAGATTATGGTATTTACTACTGATCCAACCATGATGCTTTACATATATCTTATAAGTGTTTACAATATACAAATGGATTATGTATATGacaaaagtgaatataaggtctTCCATCATCTAAGTTTAGATGCGGAAGTACTTCCTACAatctaatattattttaatatttattcataaaataaaatttaataatgaGACCCTCATGtttgttataattaaaaattagattATGAGAGGTTCATTAAACACATATTCATTTCACTGAAattcaccgtgcatcatgaaaatcaaagtaactcccaatgccatattccacgggttttgggtcccaataccgtcttcgacggtgtataggggaggttgatatgtagacagccttacccctaccaaaggtagagagactgtttccaggttctaccataggtagaaaaagacctccagccttgctgggcatgaggatcgaatccatgacctctgtttccagaggcatgagctccaaccactaatccaacccagttggtgtgcatcatgaaaatcattgtgcatcaattgcttcgtgaatcttcgtgcataaTTGAACCATGATCTAtgggtcaagatcttgtattatttgttttacattaatacttgttttattatacccaacccctatatatatatatatat includes these proteins:
- the LOC122580231 gene encoding flowering-promoting factor 1-like protein 3, whose product is MSGVWVFKNGVVRLENPGSESYQGSIRRKVLVHVATNEVVTSYAVLERMLSSYGWERYYEDPDLFQFHKRSSVHLISLPKDFNKLKSMHMYDIVVKNRNVFEVRDTS